Within Ipomoea triloba cultivar NCNSP0323 chromosome 9, ASM357664v1, the genomic segment CAAAACTAAAAACCATTACCGTTTAAAGTTTAAACCCTTTCCCATTCAAATTGGGATACGATCGAGTTATggaaaacttatatatatatacccctaCCGCGCGCTCCCTCCGTCACTCACTTTCTTCAACCTTCAAACTCACTGCTCACTCATTCTTTGTTGAATACTTTCTCACTCACTTTCTTCAATCTTCAAACTCAACGCTTTCTCATTGAAATTCCAGTTGAATACTTTCTCACTCACTTTCTTCGATCTTCAACCTCAACGCTTTCTCATTGAAATTCCAGTTGAAACCCAACCCAGATTGTTGGGCGATAGGACGATTCCACCTAGGCTTCGCCGACTCCGCCAGTGCCGCCACTCCTTCGGGCTACACCAAGTTCACTTTCACGGCAACAACCTCTTGGTCACCGTCACAAAGAGAGCCGCTGAGGTTGATGAATGGGTTAACGAGATCCTTCACAATTACTGTCATGTCCTTCACAATCTCGTCGTTGGCCTCGACATTGAGTGGCACCCATGCTCTGAAGGGGAACATAACCCGGCTGCCACGCTCCAGCTTTGCGTCGGGGAAAGGTGCTTGATTTTTCTACTTTTGCACAAGGATTTCATCCCCCGTTCTCTCCTTGCCTTTCTAGCTCATCCCCGCTTCACCTTTGTTGGGGTTGGGGTTCAAGACGATGCCGACAAGCTTCTCCGAGATCACGGCTTGGCGGTCTCAAATGTTGCTGATTTGCGGCGTCTGGCTGAGATGGTTTACGGTTCGGAAGAGTATAGGAGGATGGGTTTGAAGAAAATGGCATGGCAAATTCTAGGGAGAGTGATGGAGAAACCCCGGGAAGTGACGCTAAGTAACTGGGATTCTAAAAATTTGACTTTTCCCCAAATTGAATATGGATGCATTGATGCTTTTGTTTCCTTTGAATtgggttttaatttgtttgccaTGGCTTACACTCATCACATACAGTAGTAGTAGTTTAGTTGTTGATAGAAGAATGATAGGTACAATGATTTTGTAATTCTTGTGTTTACAGTTCTTGTTGATAGAAGAAGAATGATAGGTACAATGATTTTGTAATTCTTGAGCTTAGAATTCTTGTTGATAGAAGAATGATAGCAATGAGACAATAGCTGATAAACAGTTTGCATGCATCTGCTAAAAGATTATGATCTACCATTTCTTACAAGGATGTGTATGTGCATGTTTTTATTGTTCTCTGCCTTTAACTCTCTGCAATTTCTTTTATACTATGTCTTTTTTTGCTATGTTTTAAACTTATCTGCAGCTTAGTATGGTATATACCAAGTCTTTGTCAATATGTTTTACTAAGAAATGCAGAAAATTGGCTGCTTATTGACCATGAATATAATGCCTCGGAACTTGTTTTATCTGATCTGTTGTGTCTTATAAACGTGGTTATTTAGCTGCAAATTTCAGCTTTTGTTTTCCATATATTGTCATCTTTCCTTGAGTGAGGAAAGAGAAAGACTAGGATAGTTCTTTTATGTCTCATTTGAACTCAATTCTTGAAGTTTCAAGTGCAACTTCATCAGAATGTACTGTGAACTGTGAAGACATAGCTTGGAATTTTTTAACTCCTCTGTTAACTGCTAGCTTCATTCATTTtggtacttttttttaatagcttGGAATTGTAATAGTATGGGCTGAGTATTGGAACAGGAAGGAAGTTACTTCAAGTCGTCCATGTGAAGTATGGAGTGCAGATGCATTTGTTGGGTGATTGATTGCTTAacaacttttattgattttatagTTGATTCTGCACTTCTTGAATGAGTTTATGGAATTGAGTTGTGGTGCAGGAGACTTTGAGGTCAGCTGTGCCAGTAGGTCAGATGTCAAATAGTATAGAATTCATTTTTAAGCACTTATTTCTCATATATTGGTCCTGTACAAATTACAAATTCCCTGGAAAAGTTTCTAGCCATTATCCTTTCCATTATTTAGTTTAAGACCTTAATGAATATTGCAGAATGCTAATATTAGAGGCCCTCTTGAAATCAAGAGAGATATGATAATGCTTAAGACGTGTCTCAACTATGTCTTTTATAGCCAAAGATACACATCCCAAGCACAAAATTAGTAAACCCTAACAGCCAAGAAATCCATATAAATCAGCTGATGCTAATTCCTAGAAAATCTTCCTGTTAAAAGTGATCATTTACCAGATACTGCAATATCAATAAATCTTGCATGATATGGATAAATAGTTATTTCATTCATTCTATATCTTCATATGTATTAGTTTCAAAATAGAATCCAGTGTGcatcttgatcttttgtttCACTTATCACAAAgtcttatttgttttttgtcGCTTTGTTCCTTGGCATGTCAAGTGGAGAATGCAACACTGTTTATCATTAGTTGTTTCTGTTAAGACATGTTTTTTCATCTTCCCCTATTCAAATAGCAAAAGATGTATTGCCCTTTACTTCTTTCTTCCTTTGGGGGATAGTACCAAATTGTCTAAACTGTATCTCCTTGTTTATCTATATCTCTCTCCCTAGCCCAATTGCATCATTTTGGCTATTTCTCCAGCCAACCAAGACATTGCAACTTCTGATGCTATAAAGCTTGCAAGAGAAGTTGATCCTTCGGGTACAATATCTTTCCAtaacataatagattaatatattaatatatccTTTTATTCTCACTTATGCCATTCTGAATTGCTTTCTagtctaatatttatttagaattcTAATATTTATGTGCCTTCTTTTCCAGGAGAAAGGACATTTGGAGTGTTAACTAAACTAGATCTGATGGATCAAGGAACAAATGCCTTGGATGTATGATCTATAGAAGTTTTAAGGCCATTCTCTTGTCAGATGAGGGTGATCTTTGcctcattaatatttttttaatttcttcacaTTAGCAATGTTTCTACTCTTGTGTTCTTTATTCATTCCTCCCCCCCCCATTTTTAAGGTACTTGAAGGTAGTTCATATAGGCTCCAACATCCATGGGTTGGAATCGTGAATCATTCACAGGCTGATATCAATAAGAATGTTGACATGACATATGCCCGTCGTAAGGAACAAGAGTATTTTGAATCTAGTCCTGAATATGGACATCTGGCACATAAAATGGGTTCTGAGTATCTTGCAAAACTTCTCTCACAGGTTCCTctcctaaatttatatttttttattgttaagtTCTTTTCTTAGGCTATATATAATGATGTTTTCCGGAATACTTACATTGAAATTTTACTCTTCATGATGTTTAGCATTTGGAGGTTGTCATTAGGCAGCGCATACCAGGTATCATTGCATTAATAAATAAGACTATCGATGAGCTTAATGCAGAGTTAGATCGTATTGGAAGGCCTATTGGTGTAGATGGAGGGGTAACAGACACAAAATCCAGAATATCAGTTATTTTACCAAAGTAAGCCCAGTTTTGGGCAGGAATCTTGTTTGTATAAGCTACAAGCTTGTTTCTGTTTGCAGGCACAGCTGTATACAATTTTGCAAATATGTCGTGCATTTGATCGCATATTTAGAGAACACCTAGATGGAGGGCATTACaaattttccttcattttttctCTATGTTTGATTATTGTTTTGACTGATTTATTGCAATGTGTTGTTTCTCTGTTCAAGAacttaatagtaataatatttcaTGGAAACTATATACTGCTAAAATATATAAGTAGTCTGAACAGGCAGCTTGTTCAACTCAAAGTAAAACCTAAATCTGACACCTAAAATATATTCCGTGATAAACAAGCTTAGCATCGATCACCCTCATTGAAGTTCAGTTTTCCCTTCTTTCTTCCCACCATCATCAGGGATTTTTCAACGATTATTTTGTTAATGTTTTAATGAAATATAGCATAGTTATTCTGTTTCCCTGTGTTCTGCAATGAAGTATTCTTTCATTATTGTTTTGCATGGGTCTCCAATTAACTTTTAAGTTGCATCTACTTCAAATCTATGCATATCTCACTTGATATGTGTTCAACTTATTGGTAACATGATAGGAAATTCTAGAATGTCAAACTATTAACATCATATGACTTTTTAAGTTGCTTCAGCTGACCACAActaactaaaatattttttatgttaattagGTCCACTATGGTAGGTCGTTTGGTTATttgatttcatttaattttcaagTATGTAATGAGGATCAAAATTGTCTCAGGAGGCCAGGTGGTGATAGGATATATGGCGTTTTTGACAATCAGCTTCCAGCTGCAATGAAAAAACTTCCGCTAGATCGCCGCCTATCATTGAATAATGttaagaaagtcattttgaGGCAGATGGTTATCAGCCTCACCTGATTGCTCCTGAACAAGGATACAGGAGATTGATTGATGGATGTGTTGGATACTTCAAGGGCCCTGCTGAAGCTTCTGTTGATGCAGTAGGATTCTTATCCTTCCATAGTTGATTTATTCTTATTCGTTGTGCTTAATATGCAAATTGTGCTTTTTACCATTGCATAATGGATTATTGATATTGGGTGAAAGTTCAATTATCTAAATTTGAAGTGGACTTTAATTtctttgccatttgtgtattaTAAGGTGCACTTCATTCTTAAAGAATTGGTGAGGAAGTCCATTGCAGAAACAGAGGTACGTTAattctatttgttttttttttaagtgctCTCTGGAAAAAAACTCTGTAGGTATTCTCTGGAAAAAATACTGACCATTTAAGAGCAATTTGGCTTTCAAATATTCTCCTCTtttgatttcaaaatttaaaagaaagcAAAATTGCAGTCAGGACCTGAATATGGAGACGGGTGACAATAATCAAATACTCCTAGTATATTTCACATTGCTACTATTGATGATTCTTGTCCTccctttataatatttttactttcCTTATGAGCTAAAggatgaatatatattattttcagttTTTTATATTGGAATTTATTCTGTGTTAGACCAATTAACTTTCATGTTCATACTATTTAAATCTTCTGCATACCTATAACAAAATCTGCCATGAAGGAAGCTGCTCAGTTTCCTTTAATCCAGTTTATGGTCATGTAGGAATTGAAGAGATTCCCCACACTTGAATCTGATATAGCTGCTGCCGCAAATGATGCACTTGAGAGGTTTTGTGATGAAAGTCGTAAGACAGTTCTAAGACTGGTGGAAAATTGGAGTATTTCAGGAAGCTTCAGTCAGAGCCAGAGAAAAATCCAAACACAAACCAAAATAGTTCAAATACAGATCGCTACACAGATCATCATTTAAGGAAAATTGGTGAGACATTAACTTTCAACCCACATGCAGTTCATTTTTAGATTACTGAAAATATTTGTCACCACTTATGATTGCTGCAATTTGCTATTGTTTAATAATCAATGGTTGTGCTTGGCTTCATGTTTTATATTGAAAGTCATGCACTCATGCAAAACATGAAAAAAACAACTTTTGTCTAAATGATTCTATATTGAATATCAAAAGGCGTTCTTTTATGGAGCAAATAAACTgtctaaaatgatttttttcatATGTCCCGGCCAGGTTAAAACGTCTCCGCATATGTTAACATGGTGTGTGACACCTTAAAGAATACTATTCCAAAGGCTGTTGTATAGGTTCTGTTCTATCTGATGTTGGAAGGAGAGAGGTAAAACTGGCATTTTGTCTAGTTAGACTATATGCGAATAAGATTTTAGTGTTGGTAAAACcaccaaacaaattaaaaatgggtCCATATATAGACCTTATATTCTATTTTGCAGTTCTTATGTAGTTTtcattgatgatgatgagtgaGGAATTTCAGGAAAATgatcatatatatttaatttgatgtgGCTACTGTCTGTTTGTTACCTAGTACTGTCTGTTTTCAGTTATTTCTGGTAAAATGGTCATCTTTCTTTGTCAGCTAACATGGCATCAAACTATATATGTTTAGTATGCAAGGGGAAGTTTTAGCAAGGGAAGCAAGCtagaaagaatatatttacaaaaatagcCCGGATTTTGACCTGGTATAGACGTCTCTGATCATAATATATCTGATACCGACAAGATCTGTATGCAGTTGTTCCTCGATATTCAGGTGACTAACATGTTTCAAACAAGTCCTATAAACAGCTGGGTAAAATGCTTGATGAAGATCCTTCACttatggcaaggagggaatccATAGCCAAGAAGCTGGAGTTATACAAATCTGCCAGAGATGAGATTGACTCTGATCTGTTGCATGGAAATGATGAAAATCTcttcatttttcacttttttgttgATTGGTTCATACACCTGGCACAGCCTCCTAGCTTGTTTGTAGTCCCTTAAAGATCTTCTGCCCCTTGTGATAAGCGCGATAGTTGAGAGATTAGCTTTCAATAAGTTGGTGTTATTAAAATCTCCTTACAAAAAATTGTTTGtagaatacaaaatattttgctATTTGGAGTTACAATCTCTTGCTCACACATACTATAGGACATTAGACAACTGAAGGGGATAACTGCTACATATAGGATGACTAACAAGCCCCTACCTGTCAGGCATTCCCCATATGTTTCAGGTGTACTCCGGCCATTAAAGGTGCATTTTCTTTTCCTTGTAACTTTGTAAGTTTTATGCATGCTActcttatttattatcatttgaCCCGGCCCCAGAGTTTTGTGTTGATTCATCACTATCCCATGCTAGAGTATTTGGTTGATGTGGATGAGTTTCTAAGGAATTGAattcttcaaaattttgaaGATTCTGGTATAGTGAAGTGCTTCATGCATAAAACAGCCCGGATTTTGATCTGGAGCATGATAATTAATAAGCAAATCTGTTGTaaagatttttcttttctaGGATAGATTTTGATTGCCACTATTAAATCTATATTAATGACAATATATAACACAACTGCTTTTGTCTTTGTGTGGAGTATTGACTTTGTTAAGGAATTGAGAATAATAATGAATCCTTTCAGACTTTTTTGGATGGAGAACGGGCTACAACATACTTAACTAATTAAGGAGCTGAGCAGCCTTCAAAATTACTGATCATTACTATGAATTAGCTGCAGACCTTGTCAATGTGGTAAGCAGATAAGAAGCTTATATTGCTTAGATATAAGATCTTGAATCCTCTCCCTTATTTCCCACTCCCCTTTGCCCTTGCACAAGAAAAATCTTCTAATCTTGGTCTCAGGCTCGGAAAACAGAGTGTTCACTTCAGAAGATACATTTGGGGGGCTCAAAGACGAGCTGGAGCAAGCTCAGACGTCTCTGATCATAATATATCTGATACCGACAACATCTGTATGCAGTTGTTCCTCGATATTCAGGTGACTAACAAGTCCTATAAACAATTAACTcacattatatttattcttgagAACACTCCTTGGTACATTTGTTTATCCTATTTCCACTTCTCCGATTATCAGGAATATGCCCGGAACCTTTCTTCTTTATTAGGGATCGATGCTGCTACAATTCCTTCGTATCGTTCGTTATTTGCCCCTTCGGAAAGGCAAAACACAATAAACTTGTAGAATGCTGTGAGTGGTTGTTCATGAATCACGAGTCACGACTGCCTTTCAGTTGCCCGGAAGAGATGTTTCAAAGTGTAATATGCTGAGAAGTGTGCATGCTTCTGTGTTTAATTTCAACTTGGAATGTCAACAAAATTTGAAGGGAATAGTTGAGAATCTTTTATTGCTTGTAATTGGccatattttcttttgtaatatCCGAGGACTTAAATTTTTGACTCTTAACAGGTTGGAGAttaatattcaaatttattCTATACAATTTTTCTCCATACAGAAACACTCTTGATtgctattcttttattaatagagTGGGGATTATCAAATAGTTGTAGCTTAAAATAACCCATTCGATCAATAGTTTTGTTGTTAGGCtactcacaagtcacaataTTACCTTGTTAGCAAAACCACCAATTAAGCTACCTTCCCCTTTCCTCCATAAGGGCTACCCTTTATGTGTTAAATAGTTAATCATTGAATACCCTTTATCCCAAAAAAGCATAAATCTTGAAATCTTGGAAGATATCACAAAGCTTTGTTGTTAAGCTACTCATAATACCCacctaataaataaaatcaacaaGTCATTCCCTTCTCCAGAGGAATAACTGTATTGAGTTAGGGATATTTCTCTCGAGCCTCTTACCGATTCTTGAGGACGATGTTGTGGGAATTCCTCGACCAAGACACGTGACTACTAGGGCCTAGTGTCCTTTCATACTGGGGTCCCTCtccttgatatatatatatatatatatatatatatatatatatagaaatctgttcaaatgtggccgcgccttcccgtgcggtcggtgcggttcataccactcaatgttagaaaatacgcCACTTAAtattagaaaacgcaccacaatgaaattacacaaaaacaccaCAAAACagaccacacacccaaaataatgcaccataactcccctgcccctaatagtgcatttgctaacactgtgtggtgcatatttacatacctagtggtgtgttttttgatgaAGCGTATCTAATTATGCacatttgtgtggtgcattttctaacactggtgtatatctgtatacatagtggagatgccgcactgaccgcacgttaaggggcggtcacacctgattatgactctATATTTTTTTGATGAAGCGTATCTAATTATGCacatttgtgtggtgcattttctaacactggtgtatatctgtatacatagtggtgatgccgcactgaccgcacgttaaggggcggtCACACCTGATTacgactatatatatatatatatatatatatgtatatgtatatatatgtatatgtatatgtatatatatgtatatgaagcCCTCACAAATGGAGAGCGAAAAGACCTTGAAGTTCTTGAAGCCCTCACAAATGGAGAGCGAAAAGACCTTGAAGTTCTTGAAGACCTAGAGATCAACTCCAAACCAACACGCACAGACCTCGATATTATTCTTTACCAATGAACCAAATGCAATGCCACCTAATATCTAGACTGAAAAAAGCCCTAATCTCATCAGACTGCACCCAGACCCAAACCCCAACCACCCCCTATCTCGCCGGAAAACCtatccaaaaaaacaaaacgcCAACCCCAACAAACAAACTCACACGCCGGTAACAATAGACCCAAAAATAAAGCCCTAACAATATCGCATTAAACTACGCAACTCAGAACCAATTTAGAAAACGGAAAGAAAAACTTACCTTGCACAGCATCTGACGATGTTTCCTTCAGCCTCTTAGACCGCCGGAGCGAGAAGCCGGCTATGGAGAGAGAGACAGACGGAGAGTGAGAGACGGAAGGAGAGAGAGACTCTGATCGTGAATGAAAGAGGGAAGAGTTAGAATAtcgctaaaaataaaaataataatgcacATAGCTACCCAAGTTACTAAAAAACCccttaataatttaaaatcagtacttaaattaaaaacaaatcaaaataaatctttaaaatcagtacttaaattaaaaacaaatcaaaataaatctGAACCCTTGAGCAAAATTAAAGAACGATTAAGATCTGATCTCACAATCTCGTGCAAATAAGGTGATCTCACTGGATCCAAatcctatatgtatatatacatatatacatatacatatacatatatgtatatatatatatacatatacatatatgtgtatatatatatatactgtttaaatgcggcggcgagctccggtgcggtcatgcggcctaatctgcactgtccaatttcattaatcttactgaagttcgcgtatgtttaagtggggttattatggtaattttagtatttgtattacgtgaattggaatggtgcattttagtacatagtgtggtgcgttttattacgtatgttggtgcattaactgtgttgtggaatggtgtgttttaatatatccgctggtgcattttcatacgtagaatgatgtgtaactgtgttgtggaatggtgtgttttaatacgtcgtcgagtgcattttaatacattgaatggtgtgtattttaacacatgtgtttctaataagtgtggtgcattttaatacgtagaatgatgcatattttagcacatgttttctaatatgtgtaaatagtgtatgcttataatctgacatgagacacgttgtggtacattttaatacgtagaatgatgtgttttattaagtatattgatgaattttaagtgaatatgtgtatttggtatattgtgtggaatggtgtgttttattagttttattgtgcgttttagtacgtagaatggtgtgttctgtgacatatatatattgcgcgttgatttgatgagttgatatgatctaatggctgaaaatagaccgcacggccacacctaatgaccaggccacacctgatcatgactctatatatatatatatatataaagagtcaTTCCCTTCTTTCATTCCTTAGTTACCTATGAGCTCTGCACTTTTACAAATATTCTGCAGTTAAGAGCAAACACTGAGGTGTTGTGGTGTAGTTGATTATCACGTTAGTCTAACACACTGAATGTCTCCTGTTCGGGTCTGGGCAACGCCATTTTCATAAAAGCTCATGACACCTGCTGTGCATTTTGCTTCATGGAAAACAACTGTTTGTTTTTAACCATGACTATTCTTTTCATGTAGTAAAACAAAAAACGAACAATTTTATGAATTGTGTCACCATTCACTGTTAATTGCACTCTAAATACAAGACGGAAACTataattttgaatgataatttGATTTTATCTTGGTTTCTCACAAACAGAATAAAATATTAGAGTAAACTCTTAAAAGTGTCCCAATGTATATCTCTCTCAATATCGTCAATGTTGGAAGGGTTAAATGGCCATTTAACTCTGTCTATGCACTTAATCTTTGCATGCCCTTGCTGGAAGGACACTTTTGGTAGGATCCGGAGAAGTCCCATAGCTCAATGATGAGGAAAATCCCTATCATCATAAGcactatatataattagaagAAAAACATTACAGTCGAGTAAATTACGATTTTTGTTTCAtcaaaagtaataattaattttgtgtAGTTAGGTTAATtcacctaattttttttttgaatgacgagGAAAATCCACAACCACTATTTAAGGTTGTGTACTTGATAAACCTCGCATTGTAAACCTAGCCAACAAAAACCACAAGAGACTAAACCGTTCTAGCTAGGTTGTCTATAGTTGACCGACTAACATTAAAAACAAAGAAGATTAATAAGCTGCTCTCACTAGGAGTCGAACTTAGtaattcatataatttaaaaaaatattttatccttatttatttatatgcattATCTATATAcctatatctactatactagccaaagagagttaggtctaaaatgggtagaaaaaatggcggtcaaattatttaatcaaatggatggtttagatgaattatttaatcaaatagatggttaagataattcagattaatattattaatagagattacctaatttaaccttacttttatgattatccgttaagttttccgttaaatattctcatctccgttaatattccgttaacttttaacttacccattaatttctataagaa encodes:
- the LOC116029738 gene encoding Werner Syndrome-like exonuclease, whose protein sequence is MGRLNTFSLTFFDLQPQRFLIEIPVETQPRLLGDRTIPPRLRRLRQCRHSFGLHQVHFHGNNLLVTVTKRAAEVDEWVNEILHNYCHVLHNLVVGLDIEWHPCSEGEHNPAATLQLCVGERCLIFLLLHKDFIPRSLLAFLAHPRFTFVGVGVQDDADKLLRDHGLAVSNVADLRRLAEMVYGSEEYRRMGLKKMAWQILGRVMEKPREVTLSNWDSKNLTFPQIEYGCIDAFVSFELGFNLFAMAYTHHIQ